From Actinomyces slackii, a single genomic window includes:
- the dnaJ gene encoding molecular chaperone DnaJ has translation MSNYYEVLGVSRDAGAEEIKKAYRKKARQLHPDVAGPGHEEEFKEVSTAYEVLSDPDKRQVYDLGGEDALRGGGFGGGFAGADFGDLGGIFQSFFGGAAGGRGPASRARRGQDALVAVEVELADVAFGATRTVPVDTYVTCTTCGGSCCAPGTDPVTCSQCNGQGSIQRMTRTLLGQVMTSSPCPGCQGYGTVIVTPCKDCSGEGRTHRRQELEVSIPAGVSTGTRIRMSGRGEAGPAGGPNGDLYLEIHEKPHDFLEREGDDLYTELRVPMTAAALGATFPLQTLDGERQVTVRPGSQPNDEVVLDGLGVGRLRRKGRGDLHVSIVVETPTRLDDRQRQLLKELAALRGEDDVAPAKDEGVMGKLKERFSGR, from the coding sequence GTGAGCAACTACTACGAGGTGCTCGGAGTCAGCCGCGACGCCGGAGCCGAGGAGATCAAGAAGGCCTACCGCAAGAAGGCCCGCCAGCTCCACCCCGACGTCGCCGGCCCCGGTCACGAGGAGGAGTTCAAGGAGGTCTCCACCGCCTACGAGGTCCTCTCCGATCCCGACAAGCGCCAGGTCTACGACCTGGGCGGCGAGGACGCCCTGCGCGGCGGAGGATTCGGGGGCGGCTTCGCCGGCGCCGACTTCGGGGACCTGGGGGGGATCTTCCAGTCCTTCTTCGGCGGGGCCGCCGGCGGCCGGGGACCCGCCTCACGCGCCAGGCGCGGCCAGGACGCCCTGGTGGCCGTCGAGGTCGAGCTGGCCGACGTCGCCTTCGGGGCCACGCGCACCGTCCCCGTGGACACCTACGTCACCTGCACCACCTGCGGGGGATCGTGCTGCGCCCCGGGCACCGACCCGGTGACCTGCTCGCAGTGCAACGGCCAGGGATCCATCCAGCGCATGACCCGCACCCTGCTGGGCCAGGTCATGACCTCCTCGCCCTGCCCGGGCTGCCAGGGCTACGGCACGGTCATCGTCACCCCCTGCAAGGACTGCTCCGGGGAGGGGCGCACCCATCGGCGCCAGGAGCTGGAGGTCTCCATCCCGGCAGGCGTCTCCACCGGGACGCGCATCCGCATGTCCGGGCGCGGCGAGGCCGGGCCGGCAGGAGGCCCCAACGGCGACCTCTACCTGGAGATCCACGAGAAGCCCCACGACTTCCTGGAGCGCGAGGGCGACGACCTCTACACCGAGCTCCGCGTCCCCATGACCGCCGCCGCCCTGGGCGCCACCTTCCCCCTCCAGACCCTCGACGGTGAGCGGCAGGTCACCGTCAGGCCCGGCAGCCAGCCCAACGACGAGGTCGTCCTCGACGGCCTGGGCGTGGGCCGCCTGCGACGCAAGGGCCGCGGGGACCTGCACGTGTCCATCGTCGTGGAGACCCCCACCCGCCTGGATGACAGGCAGCGCCAGCTCCTCAAGGAGCTCGCGGCCCTGCGCGGGGAGGACGACGTCGCCCCGGCCAAGGACGAGGGCGTCATGGGCAAGCTCAAGGAGCGCTTCTCCGGCCGGTAA
- a CDS encoding YggS family pyridoxal phosphate-dependent enzyme, translating into MQPDDPAPASGPAPISASAEDFQRTLAVVQGRIDAAAQRAGRDPKEVRLLPVSKTVPEERLRAAHAAGIIQMGENKVQEAQRKSENLADLGIHWALIGHLQTNKARSAAAFAEEFQALDSLRLAQALDRRLQEAGRGMDVYVQVNSSGEDSKFGLPPAEVPAFLAQLGPCSSLRIRGLMTLAANTPDRERVRACFRLMRDLRDAALEAGTIGPGLLSMGMSGDFEMAIEEGSTCVRVGQAIFGARPSPTA; encoded by the coding sequence ATGCAGCCCGACGATCCAGCACCAGCCTCCGGCCCTGCCCCCATCTCAGCCAGCGCCGAGGACTTCCAGCGCACTCTGGCCGTCGTGCAGGGGCGGATCGATGCCGCCGCGCAGCGCGCCGGCCGCGATCCCAAGGAGGTCCGACTGCTTCCGGTCTCGAAAACGGTTCCCGAGGAGCGGCTGCGGGCCGCCCACGCCGCGGGCATCATCCAGATGGGGGAGAACAAGGTCCAGGAGGCCCAGCGCAAGAGCGAGAATCTGGCCGACCTGGGCATCCACTGGGCGCTCATCGGCCACCTGCAGACCAACAAGGCCCGCAGCGCGGCCGCCTTCGCCGAGGAGTTCCAGGCCCTGGACTCCCTGCGCCTGGCCCAGGCCCTGGACCGGCGCCTCCAGGAGGCCGGGCGCGGCATGGATGTCTACGTCCAGGTCAACTCCTCGGGCGAGGACTCGAAGTTCGGTCTGCCGCCCGCCGAGGTCCCCGCATTCCTGGCCCAGTTGGGCCCCTGCTCCAGCCTCCGCATCCGGGGGCTGATGACCCTGGCCGCCAACACGCCCGACCGCGAGCGCGTGCGCGCCTGCTTCCGTCTCATGCGCGATCTGCGCGACGCCGCCCTGGAGGCGGGCACGATCGGCCCGGGCCTGCTGTCGATGGGAATGAGTGGGGACTTCGAGATGGCGATCGAGGAGGGCTCGACCTGCGTGCGGGTGGGCCAGGCGATCTTCGGGGCGCGCCCCTCCCCCACTGCCTGA
- a CDS encoding 16S rRNA (uracil(1498)-N(3))-methyltransferase, whose amino-acid sequence MTAPVFILTAATLEPAGADAAAPGVQLVLTGPEARHAVSVRRLRAGERVDLVDGHGLRLECEVSAVQGRDRLEVSLIRRVSEPEPPLRLALIQALAKGGRDEQAVETATEVGVDLIVPWQAGRSISVWSGPKLVKGRERWATTAREAAKQARRAVVPHVEAPRSTRELTQWIELTCRGGGVVGLLHEEAEAPLVSLPEPAPTGAGDGAAVLAVIVGPEGGIGGEEAAALVEAGARMVRLGPHVMRTASAGPVALAVLAQRAGLWS is encoded by the coding sequence GTGACCGCGCCTGTCTTCATCCTCACTGCCGCCACCCTCGAGCCCGCCGGCGCTGATGCCGCCGCGCCCGGGGTGCAGCTGGTGCTCACCGGGCCCGAGGCGCGCCACGCCGTGTCAGTACGGCGATTGCGTGCCGGGGAGCGGGTGGATCTGGTGGACGGTCACGGCCTGCGCCTGGAGTGCGAGGTGAGCGCCGTCCAGGGCCGGGACCGCCTTGAGGTGAGCCTGATCCGCCGGGTCAGCGAGCCCGAGCCGCCCCTCCGCCTGGCCCTTATCCAGGCCCTGGCCAAGGGCGGGCGCGATGAGCAGGCGGTGGAGACCGCTACTGAGGTCGGCGTCGATCTCATCGTGCCCTGGCAGGCCGGCCGCTCCATCTCCGTGTGGTCCGGGCCCAAGCTGGTCAAGGGGCGTGAGCGCTGGGCGACCACGGCCCGCGAGGCGGCCAAGCAGGCGCGCCGCGCCGTCGTGCCCCACGTCGAGGCACCGCGGTCAACGCGCGAGCTGACCCAGTGGATCGAGCTGACATGCCGGGGCGGGGGAGTGGTCGGCCTGCTCCACGAGGAGGCCGAGGCGCCCTTGGTCAGCCTGCCCGAGCCCGCGCCCACCGGTGCGGGCGATGGGGCCGCGGTGCTGGCGGTCATCGTCGGGCCCGAGGGCGGGATCGGCGGGGAGGAGGCCGCGGCACTGGTCGAGGCCGGCGCCCGGATGGTGCGACTGGGGCCCCATGTCATGCGAACCGCCTCCGCCGGCCCAGTGGCCCTGGCAGTGCTCGCCCAGCGCGCCGGCCTGTGGTCCTGA
- a CDS encoding TetR/AcrR family transcriptional regulator: protein MSPRGRRPAGSPDAREAILVAARSAFARDGYKTSLRGVAREAGVDPALIHHYFKDRATLFAQAVISTMAGEDVDVAARAEAIALLPAEELGEGIVRSYLTLWDGAGAERFAAVLRAAMSSDEALAPFRDFITTGILGPLVKRFSADRPELRGQLIASQLIGLGMARWVARADHVAALDVDGAVALIGPTIQRYALGELPPCAETPVSGAPAVPAAPGE, encoded by the coding sequence ATGAGCCCGCGCGGGCGCAGGCCCGCTGGGAGCCCGGATGCCCGCGAGGCGATCCTCGTCGCGGCGCGCTCAGCCTTCGCCCGGGATGGCTACAAGACCTCTTTGCGCGGTGTGGCGCGGGAGGCTGGTGTGGATCCGGCGCTGATCCACCACTACTTCAAGGACCGCGCCACGCTGTTCGCCCAGGCGGTCATCTCCACGATGGCCGGCGAGGACGTTGACGTGGCGGCACGCGCCGAGGCGATCGCGCTTCTGCCGGCCGAGGAGCTGGGGGAGGGCATCGTCCGGTCCTACCTGACCCTGTGGGATGGCGCGGGCGCCGAGCGCTTCGCCGCGGTGCTGCGCGCGGCGATGAGCAGCGATGAGGCTCTGGCGCCATTCCGCGACTTCATCACCACGGGGATCCTGGGGCCACTGGTCAAGCGCTTCTCCGCTGATCGCCCCGAGCTGCGCGGCCAGCTCATCGCCAGCCAGCTCATCGGGCTGGGCATGGCGCGCTGGGTGGCGCGCGCGGACCACGTGGCGGCGCTCGACGTCGATGGGGCCGTGGCGCTGATCGGGCCCACCATCCAGCGCTATGCGCTCGGTGAACTGCCCCCCTGCGCGGAGACTCCGGTGTCTGGTGCGCCTGCGGTACCCGCTGCGCCCGGCGAGTAG
- a CDS encoding ABC transporter ATP-binding protein, whose protein sequence is MIERISITIERSLASGAATEPVVVSQVVGPPAAAGTTAPAAAPAAMPVTPAAPRPVVEASGLVVTRGGQEILHGLDLRLAAGSVTGLLGPSGCGKTTLMRAIVGVQHYSGRLEVLSATPGSTSLRGRIGYLTQEASIYRDLSARQNVAYFASLAGPRARGVDEVLREVGIADIADRLVSTFSGGQRNRVSLACALVAAPELLVLDEPTVGLDPVTREDLWEAFRRIAAGGTTILVSSHVMDEAFRCDGVLLMREGCILADTTAPELLASTGAETLDDAFLTIIRQAGLTDSAAPTATVSAAAASTASKETSR, encoded by the coding sequence ATGATCGAGCGGATCTCCATCACGATCGAGCGCAGTCTCGCGTCCGGGGCGGCCACTGAGCCCGTCGTCGTCTCCCAGGTGGTCGGCCCGCCCGCGGCGGCGGGCACGACTGCGCCGGCTGCTGCGCCGGCGGCGATGCCCGTGACTCCGGCCGCCCCCAGGCCGGTGGTGGAGGCCTCGGGACTCGTCGTGACTCGCGGGGGCCAGGAGATCCTCCATGGCCTGGACCTGCGGCTGGCGGCCGGATCCGTCACCGGCCTGCTGGGGCCCTCGGGATGCGGGAAGACCACGCTCATGCGCGCGATCGTCGGCGTGCAGCACTACTCGGGCAGGCTCGAGGTTCTCAGCGCCACGCCGGGCAGCACATCGTTGCGGGGCCGCATCGGCTACCTCACCCAGGAGGCCTCGATCTACCGGGACCTGAGCGCCAGGCAGAACGTCGCCTACTTCGCCAGCCTCGCGGGCCCGCGGGCTCGGGGCGTCGACGAGGTCCTGCGGGAGGTGGGCATCGCCGACATCGCTGATCGACTGGTCTCCACCTTCTCCGGCGGGCAGCGCAACCGGGTGTCCCTGGCCTGCGCGCTCGTGGCCGCGCCCGAGCTGCTGGTGCTCGATGAGCCAACCGTCGGACTGGACCCGGTGACCCGTGAGGACCTGTGGGAGGCCTTCCGCCGCATCGCCGCGGGCGGCACGACGATCCTGGTGTCGAGCCACGTCATGGATGAGGCCTTCCGCTGCGACGGCGTGCTGCTCATGCGGGAGGGGTGCATCCTGGCGGACACCACCGCGCCCGAGCTCCTGGCCAGCACTGGAGCCGAGACCCTCGATGACGCCTTCCTCACCATCATCCGCCAGGCGGGGCTCACTGACAGCGCCGCACCCACCGCCACGGTGAGCGCTGCCGCGGCGAGCACTGCGAGCAAGGAGACGAGCCGATGA
- a CDS encoding ABC transporter permease, with the protein MNLRTYVATVRRVLLQLLNDKRTIALILGVPALLVTLLYFVYKDYPGGDVLFDRVAVQMIAILPMSVMFLVTSITMLQERVSGTLERLWTTPMRRADLLMGYATAFTLVAVGQALAVSAVCAWALDVTILGNWGWVILTALLDAFVGVAMGLLVSALSRTEFQAVQFMPLLIGVQIFLCGLLVPRDQLPDALQPVSDVMPMSWAINAVNEVRAGSEVTEGLVADMGVLAVIGLVLLAAAPLTMPRKTR; encoded by the coding sequence ATGAACCTGCGCACCTATGTCGCCACGGTGCGACGCGTCCTGCTCCAGCTGCTCAACGACAAGCGCACGATCGCCCTCATCCTGGGTGTGCCCGCGCTGCTGGTCACGCTCCTGTACTTCGTCTACAAGGACTACCCGGGCGGGGATGTCCTCTTCGATCGGGTCGCGGTGCAGATGATCGCGATCCTGCCCATGTCCGTCATGTTCCTGGTCACGAGCATCACCATGCTGCAGGAGCGGGTCAGCGGCACCTTGGAGCGCCTGTGGACCACGCCGATGCGCCGAGCCGATCTGCTCATGGGCTATGCGACGGCCTTCACGCTTGTCGCGGTGGGCCAGGCCCTGGCGGTCTCAGCCGTATGCGCCTGGGCGCTGGACGTGACGATCTTGGGGAACTGGGGGTGGGTGATCCTCACTGCCCTGCTCGATGCCTTCGTGGGCGTGGCGATGGGGTTGCTGGTCTCGGCGCTGTCGCGCACGGAGTTCCAGGCGGTGCAGTTCATGCCGCTGCTCATCGGCGTGCAGATCTTCCTGTGCGGGCTGCTCGTTCCCCGCGACCAGCTGCCCGATGCGCTGCAGCCCGTCAGTGATGTGATGCCCATGAGCTGGGCGATCAACGCCGTGAACGAGGTGCGGGCCGGCTCGGAGGTCACCGAGGGCCTTGTCGCGGACATGGGGGTGCTGGCCGTCATCGGCCTGGTGCTGCTTGCGGCAGCGCCGCTGACCATGCCCCGCAAGACCCGCTGA
- a CDS encoding EamA family transporter, which produces MWIVFACGAAFFAGVTAVLAKAGIRVTDSTVATAVRTPVVLAGAWVMVLVVGSQAGLGQIDLRSLGLLVLSGLATGASWLCYFKALQIGEVSKVAPIDKFSTVVTVVLALIILGERLSPVGGAGVLLITVGTVLMLEREDVRALPAALASGGGWLAYALGSAVFAALTAILGKMGIMGVESNLGTAIRTAVVLVMAWVMVGVTGRMRQVRRIPRRELVLILASGVATCASWLCFYRALQDGPASVVVPIDKLSILVTVAFSALVLRERLSGRYLAGLALLTAGTLAMVL; this is translated from the coding sequence ATGTGGATTGTCTTCGCCTGTGGGGCCGCCTTCTTCGCCGGGGTGACGGCGGTTCTGGCCAAGGCGGGCATCCGGGTCACCGACTCGACCGTGGCCACGGCTGTGCGCACGCCCGTGGTGCTGGCGGGGGCATGGGTGATGGTGCTCGTGGTCGGCTCGCAGGCCGGCCTGGGGCAGATCGACCTGCGCAGCCTGGGGCTGCTGGTGCTCTCGGGCCTGGCGACGGGGGCATCCTGGCTGTGCTACTTCAAGGCGCTCCAGATCGGTGAGGTCTCCAAGGTTGCCCCCATCGACAAGTTCTCCACCGTGGTGACGGTTGTCCTGGCGCTCATCATCCTGGGGGAGCGGCTGAGCCCGGTGGGCGGGGCCGGGGTCCTGCTCATCACCGTGGGCACTGTGCTCATGCTGGAGCGGGAGGATGTCCGGGCTCTGCCCGCGGCCCTGGCCTCTGGCGGCGGATGGCTGGCCTACGCGCTGGGCTCGGCGGTCTTCGCCGCTCTGACGGCGATCCTGGGGAAGATGGGGATCATGGGGGTGGAGTCCAACCTGGGCACGGCGATCCGCACGGCGGTGGTGCTGGTCATGGCCTGGGTGATGGTGGGCGTGACGGGACGCATGCGCCAGGTCAGGCGGATTCCCCGGCGCGAACTGGTGCTCATCCTGGCATCGGGCGTGGCGACCTGCGCCTCCTGGCTCTGCTTCTACCGCGCGCTGCAAGACGGACCGGCCAGCGTGGTGGTGCCCATCGACAAGCTGAGCATCCTGGTGACGGTGGCCTTCTCCGCGCTCGTCCTGCGCGAGCGCCTGAGTGGTCGCTACCTGGCAGGACTGGCCCTGCTGACCGCCGGGACACTCGCGATGGTGCTATGA
- a CDS encoding type II toxin-antitoxin system RelE/ParE family toxin: MRYAWQAEVVIRSFASRDTELLWRRWRVPGIDPRLQRSALRKLRLLDAATSLNDLRVPPGNRLEALRGDRSGQHSIRINDQWRICFVWTAAGVEEVDIVDYH, from the coding sequence ATGCGTTATGCCTGGCAGGCTGAGGTCGTGATCAGATCGTTTGCGAGTCGCGACACGGAGCTTCTATGGCGTCGCTGGCGCGTTCCTGGGATCGATCCTCGCCTCCAGCGGTCAGCTCTGCGCAAACTGAGGCTTTTGGATGCGGCGACCAGCCTCAACGATCTGAGAGTTCCTCCAGGCAACCGATTGGAGGCCCTTCGCGGAGACCGCTCTGGGCAACACAGCATCAGAATCAACGACCAGTGGCGCATCTGCTTCGTGTGGACCGCTGCCGGAGTCGAGGAGGTTGACATCGTTGACTACCACTGA
- a CDS encoding HigA family addiction module antitoxin yields MTSLTTTEPTDRLSPIHPGEVLMEDFLEGFVITQHKLAVAIGVPPRRINEIVHGKRAITADTALRLSRYFGTTAQFWLNLQTAYDLDLAEERISEQLTGISPIHAA; encoded by the coding sequence TTGACATCGTTGACTACCACTGAACCAACGGACCGGCTGAGCCCGATCCACCCGGGAGAGGTTCTCATGGAGGACTTCCTGGAGGGATTCGTCATCACGCAGCACAAGCTGGCTGTGGCGATCGGCGTTCCACCGCGTCGCATCAATGAGATCGTTCATGGCAAGCGCGCCATCACGGCGGACACGGCGCTGCGCCTGAGCCGCTACTTCGGGACAACGGCGCAGTTCTGGCTCAACCTGCAGACCGCGTACGACCTCGACCTCGCCGAGGAGCGGATCTCCGAGCAGCTCACGGGCATCTCCCCGATCCACGCGGCCTGA
- a CDS encoding PhoH family protein, producing the protein MTRTLILPEDLAPVRLLGPRDEVLRAVEKGFPDIDIHVRGTTVTVTGEPSRVETVVILLSELIDVARAGTPLTAEAVERAIGLLAAAARPAEVLTDDILTARGRTVRPKSLGQKAYTDAIDSATITFGIGPAGTGKTYLAMAKALDALTRKRVSRIILTRPAVEAGENLGFLPGSLTDKIDPYLRPLYDALHDMMEPDALPTLMASGTIEVAPLAYMRGRTLNDAFIILDEAQNTTPEQMKMFLTRLGFGSTMVVTGDISQVDLPGGRTSGLVVVRSILEGVDGIAFCELGSADVVRHRLVGRIIEAYENYDAQIAARQAARSRGTRRTVPGPRPARTAHHDRSRA; encoded by the coding sequence GTGACCCGCACGCTCATCCTGCCCGAGGACCTCGCACCTGTGCGGCTCCTGGGACCGCGAGACGAGGTCCTGCGCGCTGTGGAGAAGGGCTTCCCGGATATCGACATTCACGTGCGCGGCACCACCGTCACCGTCACCGGCGAGCCCTCCCGCGTCGAGACGGTCGTCATCCTGCTCTCCGAGCTCATCGACGTCGCCCGCGCCGGCACGCCCCTGACCGCTGAGGCCGTCGAGCGCGCCATCGGCCTGCTGGCCGCCGCCGCCCGCCCCGCCGAGGTCCTCACCGACGACATCCTCACCGCCCGTGGCCGCACCGTGCGCCCCAAGTCCCTGGGGCAGAAGGCCTACACCGACGCCATCGACTCCGCCACCATCACCTTCGGCATCGGCCCGGCCGGGACCGGGAAGACCTACCTGGCCATGGCCAAGGCCCTCGACGCCCTGACTCGCAAGCGGGTCTCGCGCATCATCCTGACCCGCCCCGCCGTCGAGGCCGGGGAGAACCTGGGCTTCCTGCCCGGATCCCTGACCGACAAGATCGACCCCTACCTGCGCCCCCTCTACGACGCCCTGCACGACATGATGGAGCCGGACGCCCTGCCCACCCTCATGGCCTCGGGCACCATCGAGGTCGCGCCCCTGGCCTACATGCGCGGCCGCACCCTCAACGATGCCTTCATCATCCTCGACGAGGCGCAGAACACCACCCCCGAGCAGATGAAGATGTTCCTGACCCGCCTGGGGTTCGGCTCCACGATGGTCGTCACCGGGGACATCTCCCAGGTGGACCTGCCCGGGGGACGGACCAGCGGGCTCGTCGTCGTGCGCTCCATCCTGGAGGGCGTGGACGGCATCGCCTTCTGCGAGCTGGGCAGCGCAGACGTGGTGCGCCACCGCCTGGTGGGCCGGATCATCGAGGCCTACGAGAACTACGACGCCCAGATCGCCGCCCGTCAGGCCGCCCGCAGTCGCGGCACCCGCCGCACCGTCCCGGGCCCCCGGCCGGCTCGCACCGCCCACCATGACAGGAGCCGCGCATGA
- the ybeY gene encoding rRNA maturation RNase YbeY → MSTEVNNETSVDIDGAEFAALADHVLRAMHVNPAAELNILFIDPEPMAELHERWLSLPGPTDVMSFPMDELRPGSPGAETPAGTLGDIVLCPQVAAEQALAAGHSAVEEMLLLATHGILHLLGYDHAEPEEKKEMFALQRKLLLTFLAERRA, encoded by the coding sequence ATGAGCACCGAGGTCAACAACGAGACATCCGTGGACATCGACGGCGCCGAGTTCGCGGCACTGGCCGACCACGTCCTGAGGGCCATGCACGTCAATCCGGCCGCCGAGCTCAACATTCTGTTCATCGACCCCGAGCCCATGGCCGAGCTCCACGAGCGCTGGCTCAGCCTGCCCGGCCCCACCGACGTCATGAGCTTCCCCATGGACGAGCTGCGCCCCGGATCGCCTGGCGCCGAGACCCCCGCCGGAACCCTGGGCGACATCGTGCTGTGCCCGCAGGTCGCCGCCGAGCAGGCCCTGGCCGCCGGGCACTCCGCGGTCGAGGAGATGCTCCTGCTGGCCACCCACGGCATCCTCCACCTCCTGGGCTACGACCACGCCGAGCCCGAGGAGAAGAAGGAGATGTTCGCCCTGCAGCGCAAGCTCCTTCTGACCTTCCTCGCGGAGCGCCGCGCGTGA